The Aspergillus luchuensis IFO 4308 DNA, chromosome 7, nearly complete sequence genome has a segment encoding these proteins:
- a CDS encoding putative rhamnosidase B (CAZy:CBM67;~CAZy:GH78;~COG:S;~EggNog:ENOG410PKDA;~InterPro:IPR008979,IPR035396,IPR008928,IPR012341;~PFAM:PF17389;~go_process: GO:0005975 - carbohydrate metabolic process [Evidence IEA]), with protein MASPDWTRAAPWIWLPHYLEEDNRPGRFFLFRKTFQWHHSDDLQDLPVHVSADSRYRLFVNGHRASWGPCKSYPGKWYYETVDIRPYLRDGENVISARVLRYSTLVPGSSSIVSMPLPGFMLYSPHPELAISTDPSWTCIEQRSVKIIPQTEWNYLLGPPFLSNNERAEEDKTITGWHMPGYDDSRWDKAVFKSNAVKMLPIVSPWKLAPRSIPELPEIEGRFDGIVKATGSVSEDEWKLLVREDKPVVIPANAQVTVDLSVEALMTAFVSFGFSGGGGAKISILYSECYEKDLGVETAPFPMPRTKTNRSDASGRLYGVTDFYTVTSGQDVHSFESFWFRCFRYVQLEITTTANPITLTNISLRETSYPLEITTKVDAGAELNKIWEISLRTLQNCRHETYEDCPFYEQNQFASDSRLQMLFTYQLSPDDRLARKTLEEFHASRTPDGLIVAQYPTGFASKQIPQFSLFWILMVHDHMMYFADRTLVRRYLSTVDSIIQHFEDRLDDRGLVGHFDPDTWPFVDWVQEWFVPGQIFKSCMPPAYHTAGAATVNSLMYAYALLHAAELCEFVGRISTAEEYRARVHSIRSAVNQRCTSNSQLYLDGPGVEQYSQHTQIFAILSETVTGDAAKQLLRQTVTDSSLAQCSYAMKFYVFRAAEKTGIYSELFPSMLDPWRSMMANNLTTWAEDEVNARSDCHGWSASPVNEIVTQLFGVKPAEPGFERIRIEPRRDLVAAADGLLHTSRGNIKLQWAPGKPLSVEVTSKIHVEIVVDGRLVERVLGPGESVTFAE; from the coding sequence ATGGCTTCACCCGACTGGACTCGCGCAGCCCCTTGGATCTGGCTACCTCACTATCTCGAAGAAGATAATCGCCCTGGCcggttcttcctcttcagaaAGACCTTTCAATGGCACCATTCAGATGACCTACAAGACCTCCCTGTGCACGTCTCCGCCGACAGCCGATATCGCCTCTTCGTCAACGGTCACCGCGCGAGCTGGGGTCCCTGCAAGTCCTATCCAGGAAAATGGTACTACGAGACAGTCGATATCCGCCCATACCTTCGCGACGGTGAAAATGTAATCAGTGCGCGTGTTCTACGATATTCTACCCTCGTACCGGGCTCCTCGTCGATTGTGAGCATGCCGCTGCCCGGGTTCATGCTGTACTCTCCGCATCCTGAACTCGCCATTTCTACTGATCCCTCGTGGACGTGCATCGAGCAACGATCCGTCAAGATCATCCCGCAGACCGAATGGAACTACCTGCTCGGTCCGCCTTTTCTCTCAAACAATGAACGCGCCGAGGAGGACAAGACCATAACTGGCTGGCATATGCCTGGATATGATGACTCGCGGTGGGATAAGGCGGTATTCAAGTCCAATGCTGTGAAGATGCTTCCTATAGTGAGCCCGTGGAAGCTGGCACCGCGTTCGATACCAGAATTACCGGAGATTGAAGGGAGGTTCGACGGAATAGTCAAGGCCACTGGTTCTGTCAGCGAAGACGAGTGGAAATTGCTGGTTCGAGAGGACAAGCCCGTGGTGATCCCAGCAAATGCGCAGGTTACTGTGGATCTCAGCGTTGAGGCGCTGATGACGGCGTTCGTCAGCTTCGGCTtcagtggaggagggggcgcaAAGATCAGCATCCTGTATTCCGAGTGTTACGAGAAGGACCTGGGTGTGGAGACCGCACCATTTCCCATGCCTAGAACCAAAACTAATCGATCGGACGCGAGTGGTCGTCTGTATGGTGTGACGGACTTTTACACTGTCACCTCTGGACAGGACGTGCACTCATTTGAATCATTCTGGTTCCGGTGTTTTCGCTACGTGCAACTCGAAATAACCACAACTGCCAACCCAATAACACTGACGAACATCTCCCTGCGAGAAACTTCCTACCCACTAGAGATCACCACCAAAGTCGACGCTGGTGCCGAGCTCAACAAGATCTGGGAGATCAGTTTACGAACCCTCCAGAACTGCCGCCACGAGACATACGAAGATTGCCCGTTCTACGAACAGAACCAATTTGCATCAGATTCTCGACTACAGATGCTGTTCACCTACCAATTATCCCCCGATGACCGTCTCGCTCGCAAGACTCTCGAGGAATTCCACGCTAGCCGAACACCAGACGGACTGATCGTGGCACAGTATCCGACTGGCTTCGCTTCTAAGCAGATCCCGCAATTCTCCTTATTCTGGATTCTGATGGTACACGACCACATGATGTACTTTGCGGATAGGACACTAGTGCGCAGGTACCTAAGCACAGTGGATAGCATCATCCAGCATTTTGAGGATCGCCTTGATGACCGTGGTCTTGTGGGCCATTTTGACCCCGATACGTGGCCGTTCGTCGACTGGGTGCAGGAATGGTTCGTTCCAGGGCAGATCTTCAAGTCGTGTATGCCTCCGGCGTACCATACCGCGGGTGCGGCTACTGTTAACAGTTTGATGTATGCGTATGCCCTACTACATGCGGCGGAGCTGTGCGAGTTTGTCGGGCGGATAAGCACGGCGGAGGAGTATCGGGCGCGGGTGCACAGTATCCGGAGTGCCGTGAATCAGCGCTGCACGTCTAACTCCCAGTTATACCTGGATGGCCCAGGAGTGGAACAGTACAGCCAACACACACAAATTTTTGCCATCCTCAGCGAAACAGTAACAGGAGACGCCGCAAAGCAGCTCCTCAGACAGACCGTGACCGACTCTTCCCTCGCACAATGCTCATACGCAATGAAATTCTACGTCTTCCGAGCAGCAGAAAAGACAGGCATATACAGCGAACTATTTCCCAGCATGCTTGATCCATGGCGGTCCATGATGGCCAATAACCTGACGACATGggctgaggatgaggtgaacGCCCGCAGTGACTGTCATGGGTGGAGCGCCAGTCCGGTGAACGAGATCGTAACGCAGCTGTTCGGGGTGAAGCCTGCCGAGCCAGGCTTTGAGCGGATCCGTATCGAGCCCCGGAGGGATTTAGTGGCTGCAGCTGATGGGTTGTTGCATACCTCTCGGGGAAATATTAAGCTGCAGTGGGCCCCGGGGAAGCCACTAAGTGTCGAGGTGACGAGTAAGATTCATGTGGAGATTGTGGTTGATGGTCGGCTAGTTGAGAGGGTGCTGGGTCCTGGGGAGTCTGTCACTTTTGCTGAGTAG
- a CDS encoding uncharacterized protein (TransMembrane:1 (o58-78i)) yields the protein MHQMLIGRSRPVVGNISQRLQSADPTQRRRHIMRSDTYRKDSSEPGHIPVSSLRVHGAAWAVAGASMYATLHGVYMMLKSFRQIRYI from the exons ATGCATCAAATGCTCATCGGTCGCTCCCGACCAGTCGTCGGCAACATCAGCCAGAGACTGCAGTCGGCGG ACCCTAcccaacgacgacgacataTCATGCGGTCGGATACCTATCGCAAGGATAGCTCAGAACCTGGCCATATCCCCGTCAGCTCCTTACGCGTGCACGGCGCCGCCTGGGCCGTGGCTGGCGCCAGCATGTACGCTACCCTGCATGGGGTCTACATGATGCTCAAGTCCTTCCGGCAGATTCGCTACATCTAA
- a CDS encoding uncharacterized protein (COG:G;~EggNog:ENOG410PKEJ;~InterPro:IPR005829,IPR005828,IPR020846,IPR036259;~TransMembrane:2 (i46-66o128-147i);~go_component: GO:0016021 - integral component of membrane [Evidence IEA];~go_function: GO:0022857 - transmembrane transporter activity [Evidence IEA];~go_process: GO:0055085 - transmembrane transport [Evidence IEA]) has translation MSTDQKSESSHLEVVDQQVRRPDTETLGIHDPASQHGRSTWQALRANPIVVLFCLYGNIGALMYGFDNLVLSLALSMTAFEQTFGTFTKGSYVIPAYWQSLWNALSQVATMLGSTAAGPIQDRFGRRAAFLVAACLSAAGIAVVYTASTPGAFLAGKIVNGLSLGLALTTGQTYISEITSLEVRGIALSGYTFCMVCFRRVYQQETVMLTMDIVESGISDRRICGSSSHGNVQ, from the exons ATGTCCACCGACCAAAAGTCGGAGTCGAGCCATCTCGAGGTGGTGGACCAGCAGGTCCGTCGACCAGACACTGAAACACTGGGGATCCACGACCCGGCTAGCCAGCATGGCCGGTCGACATGGCAGGCACTCCGAGCGAATCCTATCGTGGTCCTCTTCTGTCTGTATGGCAATATCGGCGCGTTGATGTACGGGTTCGATAACCTGGTTCTGTCGCTGGCGCTATCCATGACTGCTTTTGA ACAAACATTCGGCACTTTCACGAAAGGCTCATACGTGATCCCCGCGTACTGGCAGTCCCTGTGGAACGCCCTTTCTCAAGTCGCGACGATGCTCGGATCAACAGCCGCGGGTCCCATCCAGGACAGATTCGGACGTCGAGCAGCCTTCCTCGTCGCGGCATGTTTATCTGCCGCTGGCATTGCAGTCGTGTATACGGCGTCGACTCCGGGCGCGTTTCTCGCTGGGAAAATTGTCAATGGCTTGTCGTTGGGTCTGGCTCTGACGACGGGGCAGACTTATATTTCGGAGATTACCTCGCTTGAGGTGCGAGGTATTGCTCTTTCGGGGTATACCTTTTGCATGGTATGTTTCCGCCGAGTATATCAGCAAGAGACAGTGATGTTGACAATGGATATCGTAGAATCTGGGATATCTGATCGCCGCATCTGTGGCTCTTCCTCGCATGGCAATGTCCAGTGA
- a CDS encoding uncharacterized protein (COG:G;~EggNog:ENOG410PKEJ;~InterPro:IPR005828,IPR036259;~PFAM:PF00083;~TransMembrane:6 (i62-85o97-117i124-146o152-178i190-208o220-241i);~go_component: GO:0016021 - integral component of membrane [Evidence IEA];~go_function: GO:0022857 - transmembrane transporter activity [Evidence IEA];~go_process: GO:0055085 - transmembrane transport [Evidence IEA]) yields MKGQREKAGRMLSRLGNPASESPLILADIVRTHEEEQQRNEAAKEASFLECFKGVNWRRTRIILYCNALSQVIGSSFMTNGPYFLVQAGMSSAKTGMMTEIGIAFGIASSLITGYVMTVCGRRALVMFGIGLSTMLFTVMGIAGCFPHSSPALWVVGIFLELSWWVYGPAIGPAMAIAGEVSSVRLRAKSLAIGFTFNYFFSTVWNVAMPYLYNSDEADLGGLIGWIFAGMGAVTMLILFFELPETKGRSFEELDEMFAARVPTRQFRRYQCEVGLGYARKVVHDGED; encoded by the exons ATGAAGGGCCAACGCGAAAAGGCCGGCCGCATGCTATCCCGACTGGGCAACCCAGCGTCGGAGTCACCACTCATTCTCGCAGACATAGTCCGCACacacgaagaagagcaacagCGCAACGAAGCCGCCAAGGAGGCCAGCTTCCTGGAATGTTTCAAGGGAGTCAACTGGCGCCGCACGCGGATCATCCTCTACTGCAATGCTCTGTCGCAGGTGATTGGGTCTAGCTTCATGACTAACGGACCGTATTTTCTCGTGCAGGCGGGCATGTCTTCTGCGAAGACGGGAATGATGACGGAGATAGGTATTGCGTTTGGGATTGCCAGTTCCCTGATCACGGGGTACGTGATGACCGTTTGTGGGAGACGAGCGCTGGTCATGTTCGGCATTGGGCTCTCGACGATGCTGTTCACGGTTATGGGTATTGCAGGGTGTTTTCCACACTCGAGTCCGGCGTTATG GGTGGtcggcatcttcctcgaACTCTCTTGGTGGGTCTACGGTCCCGCCATCGGCCCAGCCATGGCCATTGCAGGTGAAGTGTCGTCAGTGCGACTGCGCGCCAAGTCACTAGCCATCGGGTTCACATTCAACTATTTCTTCTCGACGGTGTGGAACGTGGCGATGCCGTACCTATATAACAGTGACGAGGCGGATCTAGGGGGATTGATCGGGTGGATCTTTGCGGGCATGGGAGCTGTCACAATGCTGATTCTGTTCTTTGAACTGCCTGAGACTAAGGGGAGGAGCTttgaggagctggatgagatgtTTGCGGCGAGGGTGCCGACGAGGCAGTTTAGGCGGTATCAGTGTGAGGTAGGGTTGGGATATGCGAGGAAGGTGGtgcatgatggggaggattaG
- a CDS encoding ferric reductase family protein (COG:P,Q;~EggNog:ENOG410PFX0;~InterPro:IPR017938,IPR017927,IPR013130,IPR013121, IPR039261,IPR013112;~PFAM:PF01794,PF08030;~TransMembrane:7 (o16-34i102-123o135-153i174-191o211-229i241-261o267-289i);~go_function: GO:0016491 - oxidoreductase activity [Evidence IEA];~go_process: GO:0055114 - oxidation-reduction process [Evidence IEA]) — protein sequence MDSDLWYAMLNDTLCYANLWVLACMIVVVFAWQSSGRLSAHLRRLASFTDHRQTYHRVPNFHVAWLKRHLLDAPLLRSRHNQEWQLSRAVNMGTLPSRFHTLLLTVIVVMNIVLCTNTVPYGSKESTVAALIRNRTGYMATANLFPLLVMAGRNNPLIPLLRVSFDTWNLLHRWLGRIVVLEGLAHVIAWGVPKVQTYGWSTALGTLSKPFMFNGLMGMVAMLVILVQSPSPIRHAFYETFLHLHIGLACVAVGFLWHHVYRYSCRYYLYAAIAFWAFERLARLLILIYRNYGFGRRTTAYLEALPGDAVRVTLQLARPWTFSPGQYCFVYIPKLGAWTSHPFSIAWGETGQTLLGSYSEKMAEVEMGNDHGQPGLESRKVNTVSLLVRRRTGFTDKMFTEAFAYARTRLPPDTISTSPRSTTTDISTAAMPVTAFVEGPYGNLHSLDSYGTVLLFAGGVGITHCLPFIRHLVQGYSEGTVAARRVTLVWVIQSPEHLDWIRPWMTTILGMEGRRDVLRIQLFVTRPRNPREIRSPSATVQMFPGRPDVGTLVQMEIENQVGAMGVMVCGNGGLSDDVRRACRQRQGRTQLDYIEESFTW from the exons ATGGACTCCGACTTGTGGTATGCCATGCTCAATGACACCCTCTGCTATGCCAATCTCTGGGTGTTGGCCTGTATGATCGTGGTTGTCTTCGCCTGGCAGTCCTCCGGCCGTCTCTCTGCCCACCTGCGTCGCCTCGCCAGTTTTACCGACCACCGCCAGACCTACCATCGCGTTCCCAACTTCCATGTGGCCTGGTTGAAGCGACACCTTTTGGATGCGCCGCTGCTGCGCTCCCGACATAACCAGGAATGGCAGCTGTCCCGCGCCGTCAACATGGGCACCCTGCCCAGCCGCTTCCATACCCTGCTCCTGACCGTCATCGTTGTCATGAATATTGTGCTGTGCACCAACACTGTGCCCTATGGATCGAAGGAATCAACTGTTGCGGCGCTTATTCGTAACCGAACCGGTTACATGGCCACCGCCAATCTGTTCCCCCTACTGGTCATGGCTGGCCGCAACAACCCCCTGATCCCGCTTCTGCGCGTTTCGTTCGACACCTGGAATCTGCTACATCGGTGGTTGGGCCGCATTGTCGTGTTGGAGGGGCTGGCCCATGTCATTGCCTGGGGAGTGCCAAAAGTGCAAACCT ATGGGTGGTCAACCGCACTCGGCACCTTGTCGAAACCCTTCATGTTCAATGGTCTCATG GGGATGGTGGCGATGCTCGTCATCCTGGTTcaatccccttctcccaTCCGACATGCCTTCTACGAGACGTTCCTGCATCTTCACATTGGGCTGGCCTGTGTGGCTGTGGGATTTCTCTGGCATCATGTCTACCGATACTCCTGCCGTTACTATCTTTATGCCGCCATCGCCTTCTGGGCGTTTGAA CGACTTGCGCGGTTGTTGATCCTGATCTACCGCAACTATGGCTTTGGTCGCCGCACAACCGCCTATCTGGAGGCGCTGCCCGGCGATGCCGTCCGCGTCACTCTGCAACTCGCTCGTCCCTGGACCTTCTCGCCGGGCCAGTACTGTTTCGTCTACATCCCGAAACTCGGGGCCTGGACCTCGCAccccttctccatcgccTGGGGCGAGACCGGCCAGACGTTGCTGGGGTCGTACAGCGAGAAGATGGccgaggtggagatgggcAATGACCACGGCCAACCTGGACTGGAGTCTCGCAAGGTCAACACGGTTTCCCTGCTCGTGCGACGTCGGACTGGATTTACGGACAAGATGTTTACGGAAGCATTTGCTTACGCGCGGACCCGCTTGCCCCCGGACACGATCAGCACTTCGCCGCGGTCAACTACGACGGATATCTCCACGGCAGCCATGCCGGTCACTGCTTTTGTCGAGGGACCCTATGGCAACCTCCACTCGCTTGACTCCTACGGCACTGTTCTCCTCTTTGCCGGTGGAGTGGGCATCACACACTGCCTGCCATTCATCCGCCATTTGGTGCAAGGATACAGCGAGGGCACCGTCGCTGCCCGACGTGTCACTCTCGTATGGGTCATTCAATCTCCAGAGCACCTGGACTGGATCCGACCGTGGATGACCACGATCCTAGGCATGGAAGGCCGGCGCGACGTGCTGCGGATCCAGCTGTTCGTGACGCGCCCGAGGAACCCCCGTGAGATCAGAAGCCCCAGCGCGACCGTGCAGATGTTCCCGGGCCGGCCAGATGTGGGCACGCTCGTCCAGATGGAAATTGAGAATCAGGTCGGGGCCATGGGTGTGATGGTCTGTGGCAATGGTGGCCTGAGCGATGATGTCCGCCGGGCTTGCCGACAGCGCCAGGGCCGTACCCAGTTGGATTATATTGAGGAGAGCTTTACCTGGTGA
- a CDS encoding GNAT family N-acetyltransferase (COG:J;~EggNog:ENOG410PND1;~InterPro:IPR000182,IPR016181;~PFAM:PF00583,PF13302;~go_function: GO:0008080 - N-acetyltransferase activity [Evidence IEA]), with the protein MTAARPLGPPVDLTPAQLPSPTVLRGRYIQLEKLQPKHANDLWDLIGGDDPTRAWLWDYMLDGPFSQRDAFEQSITSRSESTDPFYFAVIDKGATSPSCGKAIGFLSLMRNTPAHWTVEIGSVMFSPVLQRTAAATEAIYLLARYAFEELHYRRVEWKCNALNATSQKAARRLGFVYEGTFRQHMVIKGRSRDTAWFAMVRDDWEEGAKEALELWLEEGNFDEDGHQRRGLQDVREAVKRSRSVQ; encoded by the coding sequence ATGACAGCCGCGCGACCGCTTGGACCGCCAGTCGATCTGACCCCCGCCCAGCTGCCATCGCCAACCGTCCTCCGCGGGCGATACATCCAGCTAGAGAAGCTCCAACCCAAACATGCCAACGACCTCTGGGACCTAATCGGTGGAGATGACCCAACGCGAGCCTGGCTATGGGACTACATGCTGGACGGTCCCTTCTCTCAGCGCGATGCTTTCGAGCAATCCATCACCTCCCGATCCGAATCCACCGACCCGTTCTACTTCGCCGTGATCGACAAGGGTGCCACCAGCCCCAGCTGCGGCAAAGCCATCGGATTCCTCTCGCTCATGCGGAATACCCCGGCACATTGGACCGTGGAGATCGGGAGTGTCATGTTCTCCCCGGTGCTGCAGCGCACCGCGGCTGCTACTGAGGCGATCTATCTGCTAGCGCGGTATGCCTTTGAGGAGCTGCACTATCGTCGAGTCGAGTGGAAGTGCAACGCGCTGAATGCCACATCCCAAAAGGCGGCTCGCCGATTGGGGTTCGTCTATGAGGGTACCTTTCGGCAGCATATGGTGATTAAGGGTCGAAGTCGGGATACCGCTTGGTTTGCGATGGTGCGTGATgactgggaggagggggctaaggaggcgctggagctgtggctggaggaggggaactttgatgaagatggtcatCAGAGGAGGGGACTACAGGATGTGCGGGAGGCAGTTAAGAGATCGAGGTCTGTACAGTAA
- a CDS encoding HET domain-containing protein (COG:S;~EggNog:ENOG410PHAA;~InterPro:IPR010730;~PFAM:PF06985), whose product MSFAETCAKTHINISRKIKALQLFSPWERMTGRLRTLVRCNVCIRIEVTCYPRSQLSHVVTSDDPLHCHAYYLSHIPTHNSITILLLHPPTVQFNPERYKTAMARKAHSLLKYIPGASPKINRRKEKSKETLEPTYRQDSSDSECIFVLEDPADFPRWKGIIERLLQVRYDLGDGNTSTYLRKDYNFLWEYVPRHFHHHFPHSRELFCRGAEELFRTLWVAVHEWAVDCTICGLVRRKVLSDPLDPVKAREQPMSRFLLKSKGGKRCQYCSLVYQCLQAYYPSFETHENTLVVGIYPNTGGFSLLIRNTQTTSWIESTLWAEAFPESKKKEIDDHQAASVFDTASESSFQWILNSLPLANDGLTLSSFMPRRLINVGDRASTPVLVDRPEEIVPYCALSYCWGPTQANLKTTKDTLQKHYNYIDKEHMPKTVQDAVEVCWRLGIKYLWVDALCIIQDDAIGADWYEQSSEMDQIYSSAHVVIAADTAEDCSEGFLGISHIQQLREVTVDWDGDTYICREKPNGQRDDPSFLLSRTPLSRRAWTLQETLLPSRVLHYTGTEIVLRLGDTFYCQCGECRFHHVGISQSDWHQIVSHYSFRQMTKPSDKLSALSGLAARMSDGDRKYLAGLWSDTLVIDLLWHVTGFGLHVRPEPWRAPTWSWASMDGGISYFTRFSYYDFLPALDIMQAECTCTSVNSFGPVSSGFIDLRGKLVPVEMVILDKPFTKHQGEYTGEWGRATRVHQGQTSLVRGWGTEIYEVLCDERMEKTDRMGEEERESWAQGKVDRQDLGGVVASNVYCLEVGTIIDRVLDVDGFTALGRSSRVWWLVLKKAEKGDEFKRVGIGYKSSKDFKRDCDLFVFAEWSTVRLV is encoded by the exons ATGTCATTCGCAGAGACTTGCGCGAAAAcccacatcaacatcagTCGAAAGATAAAGGCCCTACAGCTTTTCTCACCATGGGAGAGAATGACTGGAAGACTTCGCACTTTAGTACGATGCAATGTTTGCATTCGTATTGAAGTCACATGCTATCCCAGATCGCAGCTCAGCCACGTTGTGACAAGTGACGATCCCTTGCACTGCCACGCTTACTATCTCTCTCACATCCCCACACATAACTCTATCACgattcttcttctgcatccgCCCACGGTTCAGTTCAATCCGGAACGATACA AAACAGCTATGGCTCGGAAAGCCCATTCCCTGCTCAAATATATTCCCGGGGCTTCCCCAAAGATAAATAggcgaaaagaaaagtccAAGGAGACGTTGGAACCCACCTATCGCCAAGACAGCTCTGATTCAGAATGCATCTTTGTACTCGAAGATCCAGCCGATTTCCCGCGCTGGAAGGGCATAATCGAGCGATTACTCCAGGTGCGGTATGACCTTGGTGATGGAAATACGTCAACATATCTTAGGAAGGACTACAATTTCTTATGGGAATATGTACCGCGTCACTTCCATCACCACTTCCCTCATTCGAGAGAGTTGTTCTGTCGGGGGGCTGAAGAGCTGTTTCGGACGCTTTGGGTAGCTGTCCATGAATGGGCCGTCGATTGCACTATTTGCGGGCTTGTCAGACGCAAGGTCCTCTCAGATCCACTGGACCCCGTTAAGGCCAGAGAACAGCCCATGAGTCGTTTTCTTCTGAAGTCAAAGGGCGGAAAGCGTTGCCAATATTGCAGTTTGGTTTATCAGTGTCTCCAAGCGTACTACCCATCATTCGAGACACATGAAAACACTCTGGTGGTAGGAATCTATCCAAATACCGGtggcttttcccttcttatcAGAAATACTCAGACAACCTCCTGGATAGAGTCCACATTATGGGCCGAAGCCTTTCCTG aaagcaagaaaaaagaaatagacgATCACCAAGCTGCCTCAGTGTTTGACACAGCAAGCGAAAGCTCGTTTCAGTGGATTCTAAACAGCTTACCTCTAGCTAATGATGGCCTGACACTGTCTAGTTTCATGCCTAGACGCTTGATAAATGTAGGAGATCGCGCCTCAACCCCAGTCCTCGTGGACAGGCCAGAAGAGATAGTCCCGTACTGTGCTTTGAGCTATTGCTGGGGTCCTACCCAAGCCAATTTGAAAACTACCAAAGACACCTTACAAAAgcactataattatattgacAAGGAGCATATGCCAAAG ACAGTGCAAGACGCAGTTGAGGTCTGTTGGCGTCTTGGAATAAAGTATCTTTGGGTTGATGCGCTATGCATTATCCAGGACGACGCAATAGGAGCTGACTGGTATGAGCAAAGCTCAGAAATGGACCAGATCTACTCCAGCGCACATGTAGTGATTGCGGCAGATACTGCTGAGGATTGCTCTGAAGGGTTCCTGGGCATTTCTCACATTCAACAACTTCGAGAAGTCACTGTTGATTGGGACGGCGACACATACATCTGTCGAGAAAAGCCGAACGGCCAGCGTGACGATCCTAGCTTTCTTCTAAGCCGAACACCACTCTCACGGCGCGCTTGGACACTACAGGAAACGCTTCTTCCCAGTCGCGTTCTCCATTACACTGGCACGGAGATTGTTTTACGGCTTGGCGACACCTTCTATTGCCAATGTGGCGAGTGCAGATTCCATCATGTCGGCATCAGCCAGTCCGACTGGCACCAGATTGTATCCCACTATTCCTTCCGCCAAATGACCAAGCCCTCGGACAAGCTAAGTGCGTTGTCTGGACTAGCAGCTCGTATGTCAGACGGAGATAGGAAGTATCTCGCAGGGCTGTGGTCAGACACGTTGGTCATAGATCTCCTCTGGCACGTAACCGGATTTGGACTTCATGTGCGACCTGAGCCCTGGAGGGCCCCGACATGGTCCTGGGCCTCGATGGATGGAGGCATCAGTTACTTCACTCGCTTCTCATACTACGACTTTCTCCCCGCTTTGGATATCATGCAAGCCGAGTGCACATGCACAAGTGTAAATAGCTTCGGCCCGGTTTCCTCGGGGTTTATTGACTTGAGGGGTAAGCTTGTCCCCGTCGAGATGGTCATCTTGGATAAGCCCTTCACTAAGCACCAAGGCGAGTACACTGGCGAATGGGGACGAGCAACCCGCGTGCATCAAGGCCAGACATCACTTGTACGAGGGTGGGGTACAGAGATCTATGAAGTTTTGTGTGACGAGCGCATGgagaagacagacagaaTGGGCGAGGAAGAACGCGAGTCTTGGGCTCAGGGTAAAGTGGATCGACAAGACCTAGGCGGGGTAGTGGCAAGTAACGTCTACTGTCTGGAAGTTGGAACGATTATAGATCGTGTACTAGATGTGGATGGTTTCACCGCGCTGGGTCGGAGTTCCAGGGTCTGGTGGCTTGTTTTGAAGAAAGCGGAGAAGGGGGATGAGTTCAAAAGAGTGGGAATAGGTTATAAAAGTAGCAAGGATTTCAAGCGTGACTGTGACCTTTTCGTGTTTGCGGAATGGAGTACAGTGCGTCTAGTATAG